Genomic segment of Pseudomonas sp. CCI4.2:
GGCCCAAGTCAGCGAATTCGAAAAAATTACGAGTAGTTTTGTACTTCGCAAGTAGGACTCTTCTTTCTCGATGTAGCTGATTTCCCAAATTAATTTCGGTGTATTGCCCCCTTCTGAAAGACCGTTCAGTCTCCGCAGTCAGAAAATTGCGGATTGAGGGGACAGGGGATGTCGGAAAAGACCTTGGCTGACGTGAACCATTTGAATAGGCTTACGGATCAGGCCGAAAATTTGGTATTAAACTCGATTCAAGGTGAGCCCATCATTCGCCTTGGGTTGATCGCCACGCTGTACTTTAAACACGGCGACACTGCGGAGATAAAGTCGCGTGTGGCGGATTGTTTTAGTAAGTTTCGAAAGGAGTTCAGCCCACACTTGAATTGGCAGTTTTACAAAACGCTACGCAAGATGAGCGGCAGTGGCTTTTCGAGTTGCCGCCGAAAAATTCTGGAAAGCTCCCCTGATCAACAGTTTATGTGGTCAATCAGCAGTGCTAGGTTGCAGCAGGTTGCCCAATATCGACTGTTTGTGATGAACATTCCCCGCAGTCAGTCCACAACGGATCGCTCCTGCCTGAAGATGGTACTGCCTTGGTCGATCCTGCTTGAGCCCGGCGGTCCTCAACGTTACGAGGCATGGCTTAACTACTTGTGCAATCAAGTGCACGCAGAGCATGGATACGGTGGCTTGTCTTGTACGCTGCCCTATGACGGTCAGCGCTATTTCCCGCAGGAATACCTACTGGCAAAACAGTACATCGGCTTAATAGTTGATCCCTTGCCCCATGTAGAAAGCTTGAGACTGCTTGATCACATAAAAGGCGTGAATTGGTTCACGGTGCTGGGCCGCCGCTTTGTCAACAAACTGGGTGGGAATGACGCGCTACGCCGTCAACTCAGCAGGCGCAGCGACATCATTTTTCGCGCATACGATGACGGTCTGATTATTCGGGCGGGGGCGCTGCCCAGCCTGGGCGGACCGGGTGAAGAAGCGCCAGCGCCTTATATCGAAGTCAATAGAGCCATCAAACCCATTCGTGTTCGGGCTACCGGTTGTCTTCATGCTTATTCACTCTTGGGTGACACCTTCAGCGAAGCATCATCCGCCGCCTGGCACGCCCGCTTTGATGAGCAACCGCCAGCACCGTTGGACGCAGGCGAACGTTGTACACACACAGGCTACTGGTCTAGCAATGCCACTGTCCGTTCGCGGTGCTTATTTACAGAGGGCGATATCATGCCGACGTATCCACACCTGAAGGGGCGGACTCAGTGGTTTTGGCTGAGAGAGTCTGAATGAGCGTTCGTTCTGCAACGGGTGAGTTAGCGTTAGGCTTTTGGAAGTATTTGCTCATCCACGGGTCCCAGGTTGCTTCTTCGGTATTGGGATACCCATTGTCTTCTGCTTCTTTCAAGAACCTGAGTAACTGCTCTCTATCACCGTCGGGGTACATCGAGCGTTCAACGTCAGATTGCGCATCGCAGAAAGCGATGATCGCTTTATAAGGAATACCATCGCGGTTGCTGTTTCTGGTCATGTATTCGAAGTCTTTTCTCTGCTGCGTGCGTGACGCCAAGTAACGTTCGGCAGGGGTATGGTTGCCGGTCTCATCGTAGAGGATGTCGCATAATTCCTCTCTCGAAAGTGAGTCATAAGGGTTGCCGATTTCAGTACGGGTGGTATGTGAGATAAAAAGAAACGAAGCGACTTGCTCCGCTTGTGCCTGCCTCTCTGGGGAGGTGTCCAACGGTTTTTGCATCAGCAGCGGTGATGTTTGTCCTTGACTGTTTACTTGATTGATAAACCCGACTTTCCAGCTCGACGCTCCGTGGGTGCGATGCCAGATAGCTTGAAGT
This window contains:
- a CDS encoding DUF3396 domain-containing protein, producing the protein MSEKTLADVNHLNRLTDQAENLVLNSIQGEPIIRLGLIATLYFKHGDTAEIKSRVADCFSKFRKEFSPHLNWQFYKTLRKMSGSGFSSCRRKILESSPDQQFMWSISSARLQQVAQYRLFVMNIPRSQSTTDRSCLKMVLPWSILLEPGGPQRYEAWLNYLCNQVHAEHGYGGLSCTLPYDGQRYFPQEYLLAKQYIGLIVDPLPHVESLRLLDHIKGVNWFTVLGRRFVNKLGGNDALRRQLSRRSDIIFRAYDDGLIIRAGALPSLGGPGEEAPAPYIEVNRAIKPIRVRATGCLHAYSLLGDTFSEASSAAWHARFDEQPPAPLDAGERCTHTGYWSSNATVRSRCLFTEGDIMPTYPHLKGRTQWFWLRESE